The following are encoded in a window of Castanea sativa cultivar Marrone di Chiusa Pesio chromosome 9, ASM4071231v1 genomic DNA:
- the LOC142610604 gene encoding 10 kDa chaperonin-like produces MAKRFIPLLNRVLIEKVVPPAKTNAGILLPEKATKMNSGKVVAVGSGLRDREGNLIPVSVKEGDTVLLPEFGGTQVKLGDKDYHLYRDEDILGTLLE; encoded by the exons ATGGCTAAGCGTTTTATTCCACTGCTGAATCGCGTTTTGATCGAGAAAGTCGTCCCTCCAGCCAAAACCAAtgccggaatcttgctccctgAGAAGGCCACCAAG ATGAACTCTGGAAAAGTTGTGGCTGTGGGTTCTGGGCTTCGTGATAGAGAGGGAAACTTGATCCCCGTTAGTGTAAAAGAAGGAGACACTGTCCTTTTACCTGAATTTGGTGGAACTCAAGTGAAGCTTGGAGATAAAGA CTATCATCTGTATCGGGATGAAGATATATTGGGGACACTTCTTGAATAA